From the genome of Thermococcus chitonophagus, one region includes:
- a CDS encoding methyltransferase domain-containing protein, with protein sequence MLTEEHVRMAEEMIRKGYDEKKIKRALGLPEEEFKLALEVARARIKAKDKFSRTDLWFDLEGLRYATHEVVANYRGRRLKEQGVESIADVSCGVGIQLIFFAKHGIRAVGVDIDPLKIEFAKRNAEKYGVNIEFLVGDSLSPDIVEKIDAELIFSDPARPPEVPERNLEDLLPSPLKVYEAYREKTEAFIFDLPPQIRREKVPWKGEFEYIDLYGHVNRLTFYTEPLAKAERSAVILPQGARLESNPNLENIVEEAETPGKYLYEIPQAIDYADLINELFHKVRGELKLLLREKRRILATGDEEVKSEYFKRSYVVIATMPFHPVRINDFLRKEGYGRATLRMSVPEEEYWRVRRKIEQGLKGEKRAFVFKVRDLAVIAEPLDQ encoded by the coding sequence ATGCTCACTGAGGAGCACGTTAGAATGGCGGAGGAGATGATAAGGAAAGGATACGACGAGAAGAAAATTAAGAGGGCTTTAGGTCTTCCTGAGGAAGAATTTAAGTTGGCGTTGGAGGTTGCGAGGGCTAGAATAAAGGCGAAGGACAAGTTCTCAAGGACAGATCTTTGGTTTGACCTTGAGGGGCTTAGGTACGCAACCCACGAGGTTGTAGCTAATTACAGGGGGAGAAGACTGAAAGAGCAGGGAGTGGAGAGCATAGCTGATGTTTCTTGTGGCGTTGGAATTCAGTTGATATTCTTCGCCAAGCACGGGATAAGGGCAGTAGGCGTTGATATAGATCCCCTCAAGATAGAGTTCGCAAAGAGAAACGCGGAGAAGTACGGAGTCAACATTGAGTTTCTGGTAGGTGACTCCCTAAGTCCTGATATTGTCGAGAAAATTGACGCTGAGCTTATATTCTCTGACCCCGCAAGGCCTCCAGAGGTTCCGGAGAGAAACCTTGAGGATCTTCTTCCGAGCCCTTTGAAGGTTTACGAGGCCTATAGGGAAAAGACCGAAGCTTTCATTTTCGATTTACCTCCCCAGATAAGGCGTGAGAAGGTTCCTTGGAAGGGGGAGTTCGAGTACATAGACCTCTACGGCCATGTTAATAGGCTAACTTTCTACACCGAACCCTTGGCTAAGGCCGAGAGGAGTGCCGTCATATTACCCCAGGGGGCGAGGCTCGAGAGCAATCCCAACTTAGAAAACATAGTTGAGGAAGCCGAAACCCCAGGAAAGTACCTTTACGAAATTCCCCAGGCCATAGACTATGCTGACTTAATAAACGAGCTCTTCCACAAGGTTAGGGGTGAGCTTAAGCTTCTGCTGAGGGAGAAGAGGAGAATCCTTGCCACTGGAGATGAGGAGGTAAAGAGCGAATACTTCAAGAGGTCTTACGTTGTCATTGCAACCATGCCGTTCCACCCGGTAAGGATAAACGACTTCCTGAGGAAGGAAGGCTACGGAAGGGCCACCCTGCGGATGAGCGTTCCTGAGGAGGAATACTGGAGGGTAAGGAGGAAGATCGAGCAGGGGCTTAAAGGTGAGAAGAGGGCCTTCGTCTTCAAGGTTAGGGATCTAGCCGTTATTGCTGAGCCTCTGGATCAATGA